One Pseudomonas sp. FP1742 genomic window carries:
- a CDS encoding CvpA family protein — protein sequence MPFTWVDWAIVAIIAISALISLSRGFVKEALSLLTWIIAGVVAWMFGGSLSEYLGGYIATPSARVITGCAIMFVATLIVGAMINYLIGELVRVTGLSGTDRFLGMAFGGARGVLLVVVAVGLLSLGPVQQDEWWKESQLVPKFLLVADWSKNLILGWSSQWLASGISVPADIPFKEHLLPTAKTPQ from the coding sequence GTGCCATTTACCTGGGTTGACTGGGCGATCGTTGCAATCATCGCCATCTCCGCTTTGATCAGTCTGAGCCGCGGCTTCGTCAAGGAAGCCCTCTCGCTGCTGACCTGGATCATCGCAGGAGTCGTTGCCTGGATGTTCGGTGGCTCATTGTCCGAGTACCTCGGCGGATACATTGCTACGCCGTCGGCTCGTGTGATCACGGGCTGTGCCATCATGTTTGTCGCCACTTTAATCGTAGGCGCAATGATCAATTATCTTATCGGCGAGTTGGTTCGCGTCACCGGGCTATCCGGGACCGATCGATTCCTCGGCATGGCTTTCGGCGGTGCGCGTGGCGTGTTGCTGGTGGTCGTGGCGGTCGGGCTGTTGAGCCTGGGGCCGGTACAGCAGGACGAGTGGTGGAAAGAGTCACAGCTCGTGCCAAAATTTCTATTGGTCGCAGACTGGTCCAAAAACCTGATCCTCGGGTGGAGCAGTCAGTGGCTTGCCAGCGGAATCAGCGTACCCGCTGATATTCCGTTCAAGGAGCACCTCTTGCCGACGGCCAAAACGCCTCAGTGA
- the accD gene encoding acetyl-CoA carboxylase, carboxyltransferase subunit beta — translation MSNWLVDKLIPSIMRSEVKKSSVPEGLWHKCPSCEAVLYRPELEKTLDVCPKCNHHMRIGARARIDIFLDAEGRAELGADLEPVDRLKFRDGKKYKDRLTAAQKQTGEKDALISMSGTLLGMPVVVSAFEFSFMGGSMGAIVGERFVRAANYALENRCPMICFSASGGARMQEALISLMQMAKTSAVLARLREEGIPFISVLTDPVYGGVSASLAMLGDVIVGEPKALIGFAGPRVIEQTVREKLPEGFQRSEFLLEHGAIDMIIPRQELRPRLGNLLAQLTGKPTPKFVAAPVEPIVVPPVPANL, via the coding sequence ATGAGCAACTGGTTAGTAGACAAACTGATCCCTTCGATCATGCGTTCCGAGGTCAAGAAGAGCTCGGTGCCTGAAGGTCTGTGGCACAAATGCCCGTCTTGCGAGGCGGTGCTGTATCGCCCAGAGCTGGAAAAGACCCTGGATGTTTGCCCCAAGTGCAACCATCACATGCGTATCGGTGCGCGCGCGCGCATTGACATCTTCCTTGACGCTGAAGGTCGTGCCGAACTGGGCGCGGACCTGGAGCCGGTTGACCGTCTGAAATTCCGCGACGGCAAGAAGTACAAGGATCGCCTGACCGCTGCACAAAAGCAGACGGGCGAGAAAGACGCACTGATCTCCATGAGCGGTACCTTGCTGGGCATGCCGGTCGTGGTATCGGCTTTCGAATTCTCCTTCATGGGTGGTTCGATGGGCGCCATCGTCGGCGAGCGCTTCGTGCGCGCCGCGAACTACGCCCTGGAAAACCGTTGCCCGATGATCTGCTTCTCCGCCTCCGGTGGTGCGCGGATGCAGGAAGCGCTGATTTCCCTGATGCAGATGGCCAAGACCTCCGCGGTGCTGGCGCGCCTGCGTGAAGAAGGCATTCCGTTCATCTCGGTACTGACCGACCCGGTCTACGGTGGTGTTTCTGCCAGCCTGGCGATGCTCGGCGACGTGATCGTCGGTGAGCCGAAAGCCCTGATCGGTTTCGCCGGTCCGCGCGTGATCGAACAAACCGTTCGCGAAAAACTGCCGGAAGGCTTCCAGCGTAGCGAGTTCCTGCTGGAGCACGGCGCGATCGACATGATCATCCCTCGCCAGGAACTGCGTCCACGTCTGGGCAACCTGCTGGCACAACTGACCGGCAAGCCGACGCCTAAATTCGTCGCCGCGCCTGTCGAACCAATTGTGGTTCCACCGGTACCTGCGAACCTATGA
- a CDS encoding SDR family oxidoreductase, protein MIELSTPTTGTHGRVALVTGAARGIGLGIAAWLISEGWQVVLTDLDRERGSKVAKVLGENAWFIAMDVANEAQVALGVAEVLGQFGRLDALVCNAAVADPHNITLESLDLAYWNRVLAVNLSGPMLLAKHCAPYLRAHSGAIVNLASTRAAQSEPDTEAYAASKGGLLALTHALAISLGPEIRVNAVSPGWIDARDPAARRAEPLTDADHAQHPAGRVGTVEDVAAMVAWLLSKNAGFVTGQEFVVDGGMTKKMIYSE, encoded by the coding sequence GTGATCGAGTTGTCGACGCCGACCACGGGTACCCATGGCCGCGTCGCACTGGTCACCGGTGCCGCGCGCGGCATTGGCCTGGGAATTGCGGCCTGGCTGATCAGCGAAGGCTGGCAGGTGGTGCTGACCGATCTGGATCGCGAGCGTGGTTCGAAAGTGGCGAAGGTGCTCGGCGAAAACGCCTGGTTCATCGCCATGGACGTCGCGAATGAGGCGCAGGTGGCGCTGGGTGTGGCCGAGGTGCTGGGGCAGTTCGGGCGTCTGGATGCGTTGGTGTGCAATGCGGCGGTGGCTGATCCGCACAACATCACTCTGGAAAGCCTCGATCTGGCTTACTGGAACCGGGTGTTGGCGGTGAACCTCAGCGGGCCGATGCTGTTGGCCAAGCACTGCGCGCCCTACCTGCGCGCTCACAGCGGCGCCATCGTCAACCTGGCCTCGACCCGCGCCGCGCAGTCGGAGCCCGACACAGAGGCTTATGCGGCGAGCAAGGGCGGTCTGTTGGCCCTGACTCACGCCTTGGCCATCAGTTTGGGGCCAGAGATTCGCGTCAACGCGGTCAGCCCTGGCTGGATCGATGCACGAGACCCGGCGGCACGGCGTGCCGAGCCGCTGACCGACGCCGATCATGCGCAACATCCGGCGGGCAGGGTAGGGACGGTCGAGGATGTGGCAGCGATGGTGGCGTGGTTGCTGTCGAAGAACGCCGGGTTCGTCACGGGCCAGGAGTTCGTGGTCGATGGCGGCATGACCAAGAAGATGATTTACAGCGAGTAA
- a CDS encoding SPOR domain-containing protein, whose translation MALLDKAYKQRMVGALVLVALAVIFLPMLFSRQDEQRQVTVDAPAAPHAPAMPQVQVEPVVVPEPQALPQEPVPSDEDIAEQQAPSTPIAPSAPVAPAPPAAKPVTPPAPVAKPVPAPAQPIAAAPAKPVATPSRVDANGLSVSWSVQLASLSSRESAESLQKTLRSQGYNAYIRSSDGKNRVFVGPLIERAEADRLRDLLSRQQNLKGFVVRFQPERG comes from the coding sequence ATGGCTTTGCTGGATAAGGCGTACAAGCAGCGCATGGTCGGCGCCCTGGTGCTGGTGGCGCTGGCGGTGATTTTCCTGCCGATGCTGTTTTCCCGCCAGGATGAGCAGCGCCAGGTGACGGTCGATGCGCCTGCGGCACCGCACGCCCCTGCGATGCCACAAGTGCAGGTCGAGCCGGTGGTGGTGCCTGAACCGCAGGCATTGCCGCAGGAGCCTGTGCCGAGCGATGAAGATATTGCCGAGCAGCAAGCCCCGTCGACGCCGATTGCGCCAAGTGCGCCCGTAGCGCCAGCGCCGCCGGCTGCCAAACCGGTTACACCGCCTGCGCCAGTCGCCAAGCCTGTACCGGCGCCTGCCCAGCCGATCGCTGCCGCACCGGCCAAGCCGGTTGCTACCCCTAGTCGTGTCGATGCCAATGGCTTGTCGGTCAGCTGGTCGGTACAACTGGCCAGCCTGTCGAGCCGCGAAAGCGCTGAAAGTCTGCAGAAAACCCTGCGCAGTCAAGGCTATAACGCCTACATCCGTTCATCCGATGGCAAGAATCGGGTGTTCGTCGGGCCGCTGATCGAGCGTGCGGAAGCCGATCGTCTGCGTGATTTGTTGAGTCGTCAGCAGAACCTCAAGGGTTTTGTGGTGCGTTTCCAGCCTGAGCGCGGCTAA
- a CDS encoding sigma-70 family RNA polymerase sigma factor encodes MSDAAMPKEQTLHDLYRDHRGWLEGWLRRRMGNAFDAADLSQDTFLRLLASSQRISDLQEPRAYLLTVGKRLLSNFYQRRSLEQAYLNALASLPEGSVPSPEQRWLLLETLQTLDELLDGLPTAVRRAFLWSQLEGLNYQQIAERLRVSERTIKRYMAQAYEHCLLVEM; translated from the coding sequence ATGAGTGATGCAGCGATGCCGAAGGAGCAAACCCTCCACGACCTGTACCGCGATCACCGTGGCTGGCTTGAAGGCTGGTTGAGGCGGCGCATGGGCAACGCGTTTGACGCGGCGGACCTCAGTCAAGATACGTTCCTGCGCTTGCTTGCCAGCTCCCAACGGATTTCCGACCTGCAGGAGCCCCGCGCCTATCTGCTGACTGTGGGCAAACGACTGCTGAGCAACTTCTATCAGCGTCGTAGCCTTGAGCAAGCCTATTTGAATGCCCTGGCCTCGCTGCCTGAAGGCAGTGTGCCGTCACCCGAGCAGCGCTGGCTGCTGCTGGAAACCCTGCAAACCCTGGACGAATTGCTCGACGGACTGCCGACGGCGGTGCGACGGGCGTTTCTCTGGAGTCAGCTGGAAGGCTTGAATTATCAGCAAATCGCCGAGCGCCTGCGGGTGTCGGAACGTACGATCAAGCGCTACATGGCGCAAGCCTACGAGCATTGCCTGTTGGTGGAGATGTGA
- the folC gene encoding bifunctional tetrahydrofolate synthase/dihydrofolate synthase, whose translation MTERTLGEWLAYLEQLHPSAIDMGLERSQQVASRMGLGKPAPRVITVTGTNGKGSTCAFVASLLRAQGLNVGVYNSPHLLRYNERVQVNGVEATDAQLCDAFAAVEAGRGQTSLTYFEMGTLAAFWLFQQAGLDAVVLEVGLGGRLDTVNVVDADMALVTSIGVDHADYLGDTRESVAFEKAGIFRQGAPALCGDLNPPQPLLDKARELNCPFFLRGRDFDLGITDHNWQWRGVDAQGRAVELHDLPLLDLPMENAALALQAYLLLGLPWVDAQIIEALKATRVVGRLDRRQVVWQGKRLNLLLDVGHNPHAAEYLARRLASRPPAGKRLAVFGLLADKDLDGVVGELNASVQHWAVAPLDSPRARPVAQLHAALQNLGASVTSYDSVAAALEGQCAQATRDDEILLFGSFYCVAEALEWLARHSTEEAANGFAG comes from the coding sequence ATGACCGAGCGCACCCTTGGCGAGTGGCTCGCCTACCTTGAACAGTTGCATCCTTCGGCCATCGACATGGGGCTGGAGCGTTCGCAACAGGTAGCGTCCCGCATGGGACTGGGCAAGCCGGCGCCTCGGGTGATTACGGTCACCGGCACCAACGGCAAAGGGTCTACCTGCGCATTCGTGGCTTCATTGCTGCGGGCGCAAGGCCTGAACGTGGGTGTCTACAATTCTCCGCACCTGCTGCGTTACAACGAGCGGGTGCAGGTCAATGGTGTCGAAGCTACCGATGCCCAGCTGTGCGACGCCTTTGCTGCGGTGGAGGCGGGTCGTGGTCAAACATCCCTGACTTACTTCGAAATGGGCACCCTGGCGGCATTCTGGCTGTTTCAACAGGCCGGTCTCGATGCGGTGGTGCTGGAAGTTGGTCTGGGTGGGCGCCTGGACACGGTCAACGTGGTGGATGCCGACATGGCGCTGGTCACCAGCATTGGTGTCGACCATGCGGATTACCTGGGCGATACCCGCGAATCTGTGGCCTTCGAAAAGGCCGGAATTTTCCGCCAGGGCGCACCTGCGCTCTGCGGCGATCTGAATCCCCCGCAACCTCTGCTGGATAAGGCGCGCGAGCTCAATTGCCCGTTTTTCCTGCGTGGGCGCGATTTCGACCTGGGTATCACCGACCACAATTGGCAATGGCGTGGTGTTGATGCTCAGGGACGTGCGGTCGAATTGCACGATCTGCCCTTGCTCGATCTACCGATGGAAAACGCCGCACTGGCGTTGCAGGCTTATCTACTGCTGGGCTTGCCTTGGGTCGATGCGCAGATTATCGAAGCGCTGAAGGCGACGCGGGTCGTCGGTCGCCTCGATCGTCGGCAGGTTGTCTGGCAGGGCAAGCGCCTGAACCTGCTGCTGGACGTAGGGCACAACCCCCATGCGGCAGAGTATCTGGCCCGGCGTCTGGCCAGTCGACCACCAGCGGGCAAGCGTCTTGCGGTGTTCGGGTTGTTGGCGGACAAGGATCTGGATGGTGTTGTCGGTGAATTGAATGCTAGTGTCCAGCATTGGGCCGTCGCGCCGCTGGATTCGCCACGGGCCCGGCCGGTTGCGCAGTTGCACGCGGCGTTGCAGAACCTTGGCGCCTCGGTAACGTCTTATGACAGCGTGGCCGCCGCCCTGGAAGGGCAGTGCGCGCAGGCGACGAGGGACGACGAAATTCTGTTGTTCGGATCTTTTTATTGTGTCGCCGAGGCCCTTGAATGGCTGGCCCGGCACTCCACGGAGGAAGCGGCAAATGGCTTTGCTGGATAA
- a CDS encoding O-succinylhomoserine sulfhydrylase, with product MSQDWDAGRLDSDLEGVAFDTLAVRAGQHRTPEGEHGDPMFFTSSYVFRTAADAAARFAGEVPGNVYSRYTNPTVRAFEERIAALESAEQAVATATGMAAIMAVVMSLCSAGDHVLVSRSVFGSTISLFEKYFKRFGIEVDYVALADLSGWDAAIKANTKLLFVESPSNPLAELVDITALSEIAHAKGAMLVVDNCFCTPALQQPLKLGADIVVHSATKFIDGQGRCMGGVVAGRSEQMKEVVGFLRTAGPTLSPFNAWIFLKGLETLSLRMKAHCANAQQLAEWLEQQDGIEKVHYAGLKSHPQHELAQRQQKGFGAVVSFEVKGGKEGAWRFIDATRLISITANLGDSKTTITHPSTTSHGRLAPQEREAAGIRDSLIRIAVGLEDVADLQADLARGLAAL from the coding sequence ATGAGTCAGGATTGGGATGCCGGTCGGCTGGACAGCGACCTCGAAGGCGTAGCGTTCGATACCCTGGCCGTACGCGCCGGTCAGCACCGCACGCCGGAAGGCGAACACGGTGATCCGATGTTCTTCACTTCCAGCTACGTATTCCGTACCGCCGCCGACGCGGCTGCACGCTTTGCCGGTGAAGTACCGGGTAACGTTTACTCGCGCTACACCAACCCGACCGTGCGCGCGTTCGAAGAGCGCATTGCCGCGCTGGAAAGCGCCGAGCAAGCGGTGGCCACGGCGACCGGCATGGCCGCGATCATGGCGGTGGTGATGAGCCTGTGCAGCGCCGGCGATCATGTGCTGGTGTCGCGTAGCGTGTTCGGCTCGACCATCAGCCTGTTCGAGAAATACTTCAAGCGCTTCGGCATCGAAGTCGATTACGTGGCGCTGGCGGACTTGTCCGGTTGGGATGCGGCGATCAAGGCCAACACCAAATTGCTTTTTGTCGAATCGCCGTCCAATCCGTTGGCCGAGCTGGTGGACATCACCGCACTGTCGGAGATTGCTCACGCCAAGGGCGCGATGCTGGTGGTCGATAACTGCTTTTGCACGCCAGCATTGCAGCAACCGCTGAAGCTGGGCGCGGACATTGTCGTGCACTCGGCGACCAAGTTCATCGACGGCCAGGGCCGTTGCATGGGCGGCGTCGTGGCCGGTCGCAGCGAACAGATGAAAGAAGTCGTCGGTTTCCTGCGTACCGCCGGGCCGACCCTGAGCCCGTTCAACGCCTGGATTTTCCTCAAGGGCCTGGAAACCCTGAGCCTGCGCATGAAGGCGCATTGCGCCAATGCCCAGCAACTGGCCGAGTGGCTGGAGCAGCAGGACGGCATCGAGAAAGTCCATTACGCCGGCCTCAAGAGCCATCCGCAGCACGAACTGGCCCAGCGTCAGCAGAAGGGCTTCGGTGCGGTCGTGAGTTTCGAGGTCAAAGGCGGCAAAGAGGGCGCCTGGCGCTTTATCGATGCGACCCGTCTGATTTCCATCACCGCCAACCTCGGCGACAGCAAAACCACCATCACGCACCCGAGCACCACCTCTCACGGCCGTCTGGCGCCGCAAGAGCGTGAAGCGGCGGGGATCCGTGACAGCCTGATTCGCATTGCGGTCGGTCTGGAAGACGTGGCAGACCTGCAAGCCGATCTGGCACGCGGGTTGGCTGCCTTGTGA
- the purF gene encoding amidophosphoribosyltransferase, with translation MCGIVGIVGKSNVNQALYDALTVLQHRGQDAAGIVTSHDGRLFLRKDNGLVRDVFHQRHMQRLVGHMGIGHVRYPTAGSSTSAEAQPFYVNSPYGITLAHNGNLTNVEQLAKEIYESDLRHVNTNSDSEVLLNVFAHELAQRGKLQPTEEDVFAAVTDVHNRCVGGYAVVAMVTGYGIVGFRDPHGIRPIVFGQRHTDEGVEYMIASESVSLDVLGFTLIRDLAPGEAVYITEDGKLHTRQCATNPSLTPCIFEHVYLARPDSIIDGVSVYKARLRMGEKLAEKILRERPDHDIDVVIPIPDTSRTAALELANHLGVKFREGFVKNRYIGRTFIMPGQAARKKSVRQKLNAIELEFRGKNVMLVDDSIVRGTTCKQIIQMAREAGAKNVYFCSAAPAVRYPNVYGIDMPSAHELIAHNRSTQDVADLIGADWLIYQDLPDLIEAVGGGKIKIDKFDCAVFDGQYVTGDVDEAYLNKIEQARNDASKVKTQAVSAIIDLYNN, from the coding sequence ATGTGTGGCATCGTCGGTATCGTCGGTAAGTCGAACGTCAATCAGGCGCTGTATGACGCGCTAACCGTCCTCCAGCACCGCGGCCAGGACGCTGCCGGTATCGTGACCAGCCACGATGGCCGGTTATTCCTGCGCAAGGACAATGGCCTGGTGCGTGACGTGTTCCATCAGCGTCACATGCAGCGCCTGGTCGGCCACATGGGCATTGGCCATGTGCGTTATCCGACCGCGGGCAGCTCGACCTCGGCCGAAGCTCAACCGTTTTACGTCAACTCGCCGTACGGCATCACCCTGGCGCACAACGGTAACCTGACCAACGTTGAACAACTGGCCAAGGAGATTTACGAATCTGACCTGCGCCACGTCAACACCAACTCCGATTCGGAAGTGCTGCTCAACGTGTTCGCGCACGAGCTGGCCCAGCGTGGCAAGTTGCAGCCGACTGAAGAAGACGTGTTCGCGGCCGTCACCGACGTGCACAACCGTTGCGTCGGTGGTTACGCGGTCGTGGCGATGGTGACCGGTTACGGCATCGTCGGTTTCCGCGATCCGCACGGCATCCGTCCGATCGTGTTCGGTCAGCGTCACACCGACGAAGGCGTCGAGTACATGATCGCCTCCGAAAGCGTGTCCCTGGACGTGCTCGGTTTCACCCTGATTCGCGACCTGGCTCCGGGTGAAGCGGTCTACATCACTGAAGACGGCAAGCTGCACACCCGTCAGTGCGCGACCAATCCGTCGCTGACTCCATGCATCTTCGAACACGTCTACCTGGCGCGTCCGGACTCGATCATCGACGGCGTCTCGGTTTACAAAGCCCGCCTGCGCATGGGTGAGAAGCTCGCCGAGAAGATCCTGCGCGAGCGTCCGGATCACGACATCGACGTGGTCATCCCGATCCCGGACACCAGCCGCACCGCGGCCCTGGAGCTGGCGAACCACCTGGGCGTCAAGTTCCGCGAAGGCTTTGTGAAGAACCGCTACATCGGCCGGACCTTCATCATGCCGGGTCAGGCTGCGCGGAAAAAATCCGTACGCCAGAAGCTCAACGCCATCGAACTGGAATTCCGTGGTAAGAACGTGATGCTGGTGGACGACTCCATCGTTCGTGGCACCACCTGCAAGCAGATCATCCAGATGGCGCGCGAAGCCGGCGCCAAGAACGTCTATTTCTGCTCGGCGGCACCAGCCGTGCGTTACCCGAACGTCTACGGCATCGACATGCCGAGCGCTCACGAGCTGATCGCCCACAACCGTTCGACCCAGGATGTGGCCGACCTGATCGGCGCTGACTGGTTGATCTATCAGGACCTGCCTGACTTGATCGAAGCGGTCGGTGGCGGCAAGATCAAGATCGACAAGTTCGATTGCGCGGTGTTCGACGGCCAGTACGTCACCGGCGACGTCGACGAGGCTTACCTGAACAAGATCGAGCAGGCACGCAACGATGCCTCCAAGGTCAAGACCCAGGCAGTCAGTGCGATCATTGATCTGTACAACAACTGA